A single genomic interval of Granulicella tundricola MP5ACTX9 harbors:
- a CDS encoding YceI family protein — protein sequence MKLLNTATLLAAALTLSTAAHAQATAWTIDSAHSGVNFEIRHLGVSNVRGSFHKVTGTINLDEKNITHSSVEATIDTTTVNTDEPKRDDHLKSAEFFNVAQFPTMTFKSTSFTNVGGKLKMTGNLTLDGVTKPVTLDVDGPAAPQKGMGGKTVSGFSASGVIHRAEFNFGQKYTAPMLGDDVKFTIDIEMGK from the coding sequence ATGAAGCTCCTCAACACCGCCACCCTCCTCGCCGCTGCCCTCACCCTCAGCACCGCCGCCCACGCTCAGGCCACCGCCTGGACCATCGACTCCGCCCACTCCGGCGTCAACTTCGAGATCCGCCACCTCGGCGTCTCCAACGTCCGCGGCTCCTTCCACAAGGTCACCGGAACCATCAACCTCGACGAGAAGAACATCACTCACTCCTCCGTCGAAGCCACCATCGACACCACCACCGTCAACACCGACGAGCCCAAGCGCGACGACCACCTCAAGAGCGCCGAGTTCTTCAACGTCGCCCAGTTCCCCACCATGACGTTCAAGTCCACCTCCTTCACCAACGTTGGCGGCAAGCTCAAGATGACCGGCAACCTCACCCTTGACGGCGTCACCAAGCCCGTCACCCTGGATGTAGACGGCCCCGCCGCACCCCAGAAGGGCATGGGCGGCAAGACCGTCAGCGGCTTCTCCGCCTCCGGCGTCATCCACCGCGCTGAGTTCAACTTCGGCCAGAAGTACACCGCCCCCATGCTCGGCGACGATGTGAAGTTCACCATCGACATCGAGATGGGCAAGTAA
- a CDS encoding aminopeptidase, protein MLVKGVNDMVEQVLTERTSRVERTDLRSIPFPAEFSEGAHNAVTTCLQIQADEKVTLITDRKCVTIAASMAVELDRLGCAWNAFVLEDVASRPLDGMPEVVLEDMESSQVSIFAVEVQPNELRSRMQMTDVVNRRRMRHAHMVNITPEIMTQGMRADFNAVDRLSQAVLDRVRKATYVRATTPAGTDLHAQMDPDYRWFKTSGIISPEKWGNLPGGECFTAPGEVNGVFVVDGVVGDFLCKEYGLLEDQPLTIHIEGNRITKVSSANKKLEKDFWAYTHTDKNSDRVGEFAIGTNIGVERVIGNILQDEKFPGVHIAFGDPYGAHTGAKWKSSTHIDVVGLRFNIWLGDAEGEHQIMRDGEFLIDA, encoded by the coding sequence ATGCTGGTGAAGGGTGTGAATGACATGGTCGAGCAAGTTTTAACAGAGCGGACAAGTCGAGTAGAACGGACCGATCTGCGCAGTATTCCGTTTCCAGCAGAGTTCTCCGAAGGCGCACACAATGCGGTTACGACCTGCCTCCAGATTCAAGCCGATGAAAAGGTCACGCTGATCACGGATCGAAAGTGTGTGACGATCGCCGCGTCGATGGCAGTTGAACTCGATCGCCTGGGCTGTGCCTGGAACGCTTTCGTGCTCGAAGATGTTGCAAGCAGACCGCTCGACGGCATGCCAGAGGTGGTGCTTGAGGATATGGAAAGCTCTCAGGTGAGCATCTTCGCGGTGGAAGTCCAGCCGAATGAGCTACGTAGCCGGATGCAGATGACCGACGTCGTCAATCGCCGGCGCATGCGCCACGCGCACATGGTGAATATCACCCCGGAGATCATGACGCAGGGGATGCGCGCAGATTTCAACGCTGTCGACCGATTAAGCCAAGCGGTCTTGGATAGAGTTCGCAAAGCGACGTATGTCCGTGCCACCACTCCCGCTGGTACCGATCTCCATGCGCAGATGGACCCCGACTATCGCTGGTTCAAGACCAGCGGTATCATCAGCCCGGAGAAGTGGGGCAACCTTCCTGGAGGGGAGTGCTTCACAGCGCCCGGAGAGGTCAACGGCGTGTTTGTCGTCGATGGAGTCGTTGGAGACTTCCTATGCAAGGAGTACGGACTCCTCGAAGATCAGCCTCTGACGATCCACATTGAAGGGAACCGGATCACGAAGGTCAGTTCCGCGAACAAGAAACTGGAGAAGGACTTCTGGGCTTATACGCATACTGACAAAAATTCAGATCGTGTGGGTGAGTTTGCGATCGGCACAAACATAGGCGTGGAGCGCGTGATCGGAAATATTCTGCAGGACGAGAAGTTTCCTGGAGTTCACATTGCGTTCGGAGATCCTTACGGAGCTCATACCGGCGCAAAGTGGAAGTCATCAACTCACATTGATGTGGTGGGGCTGCGCTTCAATATCTGGCTGGGCGATGCTGAAGGTGAACACCAGATCATGCGGGATGGCGAGTTTCTGATCGACGCGTAA
- a CDS encoding PilZ domain-containing protein yields MATLVTTDAPDQVRTAVRFPMRLSLMIHTGTGEMEATTENISANGILFTGPHLPAVDDRIEFTITMPANVMGTPEDLSIQCTGRVVRHQSHDGETQAAAIIDEYLLRV; encoded by the coding sequence ATGGCCACTTTGGTAACGACGGACGCTCCGGACCAGGTACGCACGGCGGTACGGTTTCCGATGCGCCTCTCGCTCATGATTCACACGGGCACAGGGGAGATGGAAGCTACGACGGAGAACATCTCCGCGAATGGCATCCTGTTCACCGGGCCGCATCTGCCGGCCGTGGACGATCGGATCGAGTTTACGATCACGATGCCCGCGAACGTGATGGGCACGCCTGAGGATCTTTCGATTCAATGCACGGGACGGGTGGTACGGCACCAGAGCCATGACGGCGAGACGCAGGCAGCAGCGATCATCGATGAATATCTGCTGAGGGTGTGA
- a CDS encoding response regulator transcription factor — translation MEEGAREGNTAIRMILADSQAIYRVGMRKVFALEDDIRVVAQAETLQNLYAALQRFPTDVVVLEGQLISGTVDAIPELVRRAPEAKLIVQLSESDEANTVELYRRGVRGVVPRSISPDLLIKCVRKIAAGETWIDNQSVSWVIEAYRAQATSLTGPRTQPKLSKKELAIIGCITRGMRNKEIAYQIGTTEQVIKNYLRKVYDKLGVSDRLELALYCLHHQLLKKYNQEAEDTILANGTHQGQ, via the coding sequence ATGGAAGAGGGGGCGCGTGAGGGTAATACGGCTATTCGAATGATCCTGGCGGACTCCCAGGCGATCTACCGCGTGGGGATGCGCAAAGTGTTCGCGCTGGAGGATGACATCCGTGTCGTCGCGCAGGCAGAGACGCTTCAGAATCTTTATGCAGCGTTGCAGCGGTTTCCCACTGACGTTGTCGTGCTGGAAGGTCAGTTGATTTCGGGTACGGTGGATGCGATTCCAGAGCTGGTGCGGCGCGCGCCTGAGGCCAAGCTGATCGTTCAACTTTCCGAGAGCGATGAGGCGAATACGGTGGAGCTTTACCGGCGCGGGGTGCGGGGGGTGGTGCCCCGGTCGATCTCTCCGGATCTGCTGATCAAGTGCGTGCGCAAGATTGCGGCGGGCGAGACGTGGATCGATAACCAGTCGGTGAGCTGGGTGATCGAGGCGTATCGGGCGCAGGCGACTTCTTTGACCGGTCCGCGGACGCAGCCTAAGCTGTCCAAGAAGGAGCTTGCAATCATCGGGTGCATCACGCGCGGGATGCGCAACAAGGAGATCGCTTACCAGATCGGGACGACCGAGCAGGTGATCAAGAACTATCTGCGCAAGGTATACGACAAGCTGGGCGTTTCCGACCGGCTGGAGCTGGCACTTTACTGCCTGCATCATCAGCTGTTGAAGAAGTACAACCAGGAGGCCGAGGATACGATCCTGGCGAATGGGACTCATCAGGGTCAGTAG